The region ATTCGGACATGTTGATGACGGTCACATTCTGTTCGCCGCCATAGAGCGCTTCCGCCAGGGTCAGCGCCGTCTCGGTCTTGCCGACGCCCGAGGTGCCGGCCATCAGGAAGACGCCGATCGGCTTGCGCGGGTCGGTCAGCTTGGCGCGCGAGGTCTGGATCGCCTGGGCGATCGCCTTCAAGGCATGATCCTGGCCGATCACGCGCTCTTGCAGGCGCTGCTCCAGCTTCATGACTGCCTGGATCTCGTTGGCGACCATGCGGCCCACGGGAATCCCGGTCCAGGCCGCCACCACCTCGGCGATGGCCTGGCCGTCGACCACTGGTTTCAGCAGCGGACGCTCGCCCTGCAGGGCCTTGAGCTTGCCTTCGGCTGCCAGCAACTGCTCGCGCAACGGGGCCGCGGCCTCGCCGCCGTCCGCGCCCAGCTTCTCGATTTCCTCGCGCAGGCGGCGGATTTCGGGGACGAGGGTCTTTTCCTCTTCCCACTGGGCCTCCAGCGTCTTGAGGTCCTCGGCCGCCTGGTCCCGGCGCAGCTTGAGCTTGCCCAGGGTCTCGGCATGGTCGGCCCCCGACAGCGATTCGCGCTCCAGGATCGAAATCTCGACCCCGGTCAGCTCGATCACCCGGCGCCGATCCTCGATCGCGGCGGGAATCGCGTTCTGGCTCATGGCGACGCGGGCACAGGCGGTGTCGATCAGGCTGACCGCCTTGTCGGGAAGCTGCCGGCCGGCGATGTAGCGGTGCGACAGGCGCACGGCATCGACCACGGCTTCTTCCAGAATCCGCACCTTGTGGTGCTTCTCCAGGGTGCCGACCAGGCCGCGGATCATGGCGCAGGCGGTCAATTCGTTGGGCTCTTCGACCTTGACCACCTGGAAGCGGCGGGCCAGAGCGGCGTCACGCTCGAAATATTTCTTGTATTCGGCCCAGGTCGTCGCCGCGATGGTGCGCAGCTCGCCACGGGCCAGGGCCGGTTTCAGCAGGTTGGCGGCATCGCCCTGGCCGGCCTGGCCACCCGCCCCGATCAGCGTATGGGCTTCGTCGATGAAGATGATGATCGGCGTGGGCGAGGATTTGACCTCCTCGATCACCTGCTTGAGGCGATTCTCGAATTCGCCCTTCACCCCGGCCCCGGCCTGCAGCAGGCCCAGATCGAGGGTGCGCACCTCGACCCCCTGGATGGCCGGGGGCACGTCGCCCGTGGCGATCTTCAGGGCAAAGCCCTCGACCACCGCGGTCTTGCCCACGCCGGCCTCGCCGGTGAGGATCGGGTTGTTCTGGCGCCGCCGGGTCAGGATGTCGACCACCTGGCGTATCTCGGCGTCACGGCCCAGCACCGGGTCGATCTTGCCGGCCCTCGCCCGTTCGGTCAGGTTGATGGTGAACTGGTCCAGCGCCGGCGTCTTGCCGCTGCCCATGGCCGGGGTACCGTCGCCACCGGCAGCACCACCGCCGCCACCGCCGCCCGCCGACGCGCGCGTCTCGGCGCCGCCCTGGGTCAGGGTGTCGAGTTCGCGCCGCAGCACCTCGACCGGGATCTTGGCCAGCGACTGCGACACGTCACGCGCGAAGCCGATCAGTGATTCATCAGATAACAACGCGATCAGCAGATGGCCCGAACGCACCAGGTTGGCCCCGAGCTGGAGCGACGCCGTCGTCCAGGCCTCGCGCGCCAGGGTCACGACGTGCTGGGACAGGGCCGGTGCCCGGCTGCCGCCTGTCTTGAATTTGTCAAGAACGCGGTTGAGTTCGGCGGTCAGGCGCGCGGGGTCGAGTTCGAAGCGCTGAACCAGCAGCGTCAGGTCGCTGTCGGGCACTTCGAGCAGCTTGATCAGCCAGTGCTCGATCTCGACATCATAATGGCTGCGCGACATGGCCAGGCCCGCCGCCCCCTCGAGGGCGCGGCGGCAGGTGTCGTCAAGCTTGCTGATGAGCGCGCGTAGGTCGATCCCCGCCATTCTGTCCCCCCGAACTGCCGGCGCGGCAAATATTGCGGCGGCGCAGCAATTTCTGTTCGCTGCCGCGACATGCCAGCGCCCGAATTTGAGACGCTTGATCGGCAGCAGCCTAGGCAGGTTACGCACGGCAAGCTACTGCAAAATTCTGCGGGCACGCATCCTTCATTCGAAGGATACCCCGGATGTCGCCGCGCCCCTAACCTAGTGCGATCAATGCCATAGCGGCAGACGGCAGCCCGATCTTGTGACCGTAGGCGCCAATGGTACACACTGTGTCATTCGTCACAGGCAGGCAAACGGCAGATCGTTAACTTGGCTGCCGGGCGCGCATCGCCCCG is a window of Oleomonas cavernae DNA encoding:
- the tssH gene encoding type VI secretion system ATPase TssH, translated to MAGIDLRALISKLDDTCRRALEGAAGLAMSRSHYDVEIEHWLIKLLEVPDSDLTLLVQRFELDPARLTAELNRVLDKFKTGGSRAPALSQHVVTLAREAWTTASLQLGANLVRSGHLLIALLSDESLIGFARDVSQSLAKIPVEVLRRELDTLTQGGAETRASAGGGGGGGAAGGDGTPAMGSGKTPALDQFTINLTERARAGKIDPVLGRDAEIRQVVDILTRRRQNNPILTGEAGVGKTAVVEGFALKIATGDVPPAIQGVEVRTLDLGLLQAGAGVKGEFENRLKQVIEEVKSSPTPIIIFIDEAHTLIGAGGQAGQGDAANLLKPALARGELRTIAATTWAEYKKYFERDAALARRFQVVKVEEPNELTACAMIRGLVGTLEKHHKVRILEEAVVDAVRLSHRYIAGRQLPDKAVSLIDTACARVAMSQNAIPAAIEDRRRVIELTGVEISILERESLSGADHAETLGKLKLRRDQAAEDLKTLEAQWEEEKTLVPEIRRLREEIEKLGADGGEAAAPLREQLLAAEGKLKALQGERPLLKPVVDGQAIAEVVAAWTGIPVGRMVANEIQAVMKLEQRLQERVIGQDHALKAIAQAIQTSRAKLTDPRKPIGVFLMAGTSGVGKTETALTLAEALYGGEQNVTVINMSEFKEEHKVSLLMGSPPGYVGYGEGGVLTEAVRRKPYSVVLLDEMEKAHPGVQDVFYQVFDKGQLKDGEGRDIDFKNTVVIMTSNAGTETISKLCADPETMPDPEGLAEAVKPELLKFFKPAFLGRCTVVTYYPLADDILRKIIELQIGRIRRRVEDNYGAVFSYVPELVDHIAVRCKDPASGARNIENILSRGLLPDLSARLLARMGEGAPVEAVRVGLDGNGGFQFDIT